The following proteins are co-located in the Coleofasciculus sp. FACHB-1120 genome:
- a CDS encoding class I SAM-dependent methyltransferase, giving the protein MTTPVNTELGLSSRLVNGLLAIKPLANLAKYQARSMMIKRAEKIGVPWRKQVQTLSQYDWESYLTQVQNPQLAYPDYYLRSFHAYESGNLSWEAAWEVEVAAHAVHAGIWPDAGAQGDARLRQSYFDILKSQISTQPQDILDLGCSVGMSTFALQDVYPQAKLTGLDLSPYFLAVAQYQSQQHQKSISWVHAAAESTGLPDASFDLVSIFLMCHELPQSATMQIFREARRVLRPGGCLAIMDMNPKSEIYTKMPPYILTLLKSTEPYLDEYFALDIEQALVDSGFTMPTISCNTHRHRTVIAKVKQN; this is encoded by the coding sequence ATGACTACCCCAGTAAATACTGAACTTGGATTATCTTCACGCTTGGTCAACGGATTGCTAGCGATTAAACCATTAGCCAATCTAGCCAAATACCAAGCGCGTTCAATGATGATTAAACGCGCCGAGAAGATTGGAGTGCCTTGGAGAAAGCAAGTACAGACGCTTTCGCAATACGATTGGGAAAGCTATCTGACTCAGGTACAAAATCCCCAGCTAGCTTACCCGGATTATTACCTGCGCTCGTTCCATGCTTACGAAAGTGGTAACTTAAGCTGGGAAGCAGCTTGGGAAGTAGAAGTTGCTGCTCATGCCGTTCACGCAGGAATTTGGCCTGATGCGGGGGCGCAAGGAGATGCCCGACTGCGCCAGAGTTATTTCGATATTCTCAAAAGCCAAATTTCTACTCAACCACAAGATATTTTAGATTTGGGGTGCAGTGTAGGGATGAGTACATTTGCCCTCCAAGATGTTTATCCCCAAGCAAAGTTGACGGGTTTGGATCTGTCACCCTATTTTCTAGCAGTTGCCCAGTACCAATCCCAACAGCACCAAAAATCGATTTCCTGGGTTCATGCTGCTGCTGAATCTACAGGTTTGCCAGATGCCTCGTTTGATTTGGTTTCTATCTTTTTGATGTGCCACGAGTTGCCCCAGTCAGCAACTATGCAGATTTTCCGCGAAGCGCGGCGCGTACTGCGTCCCGGTGGCTGTTTGGCAATTATGGATATGAATCCCAAATCTGAGATTTATACCAAAATGCCGCCCTACATTTTGACGTTGCTCAAGAGTACCGAGCCTTATTTAGATGAGTATTTTGCGTTAGATATTGAACAAGCGCTAGTAGATTCCGGTTTCACTATGCCGACAATCAGCTGCAATACTCATCGTCACCGCACGGTAATTGCCAAGGTGAAGCAGAATTGA